A DNA window from Paralichthys olivaceus isolate ysfri-2021 chromosome 3, ASM2471397v2, whole genome shotgun sequence contains the following coding sequences:
- the LOC109625452 gene encoding coiled-coil domain-containing protein 18: MSKYNGELTQREQELLKIRRDSDTKAAELAKMEKMLQQTKNLLDKKAEPGSESMGYQDNMVEDLEEKVRSSRRHRRNSLHHTQMLESQMKTVKGELVGTLDHLQELRNVLRRSQQKAEERKIAMEKLAAGLR, encoded by the exons ATGAGTAAGTATAATGGTGAGCTGACCCAGCGGGAGCAGGAGCTACTAAAAATTCGTCGAGACAGTGACACTAAAGCTGCTGAACTTGCTAAGATGGAGAAGATGCTGCAGCAGACCAAAAACCTGTTGGACAAGAAGGCAGAGCCTGGCTCAGAGAGCATGGGCTACCAGGATAACATGG TTGAGGACCTTGAGGAAAAAGTGCGCTCCAGCAGACGGCACAGGAGAAATTCCCTacatcacacacagatgctGGAGAGCCAGATGAAGACAGTGAAAGGTGAGTTGGTCGGAACACTGGACCATCTTCAGGAGCTGAGGAATGTCTTGCGTCGCTCACAGCAGAAAGCAGAAGAGCGCAAAATAGCGATGGAGAAGCTGGCAGCGGGGCTCAGGTGA